In Flavobacterium lacustre, a genomic segment contains:
- a CDS encoding helix-turn-helix domain-containing protein yields the protein MNDYLIGIGKRIKDIRKTNKKTISTVACAADVSNGLVSRIENGRTIPSLPVLLNIINALEIKVSDFFEGMPKPSELSYIVSRCEENATIEKEDEAHGFTYKYIFGKQLSSIGFEAVLLEVQPNSHRDKVETDAYEFKYMISGECFYTIGEEEVLLKEGDSIFFDGRTPHVPVNKGKISAKMLVLYFFLNTGKE from the coding sequence ATGAATGACTATTTAATAGGTATAGGAAAAAGAATTAAGGATATTCGAAAAACAAATAAAAAAACCATCAGTACGGTCGCTTGTGCTGCCGATGTGAGTAACGGTCTTGTTTCCCGAATTGAAAACGGAAGAACAATTCCCTCTTTACCGGTTTTATTAAATATCATCAATGCACTTGAAATTAAAGTTTCTGACTTTTTTGAAGGAATGCCAAAACCTTCAGAGCTTAGTTATATTGTGTCGCGATGCGAAGAAAACGCAACAATTGAAAAGGAAGATGAGGCACATGGATTTACCTATAAATATATTTTTGGCAAACAACTTTCTTCTATAGGATTTGAAGCCGTCTTGCTGGAAGTACAACCCAACTCGCATAGAGACAAAGTCGAAACGGACGCCTATGAATTTAAATACATGATTTCAGGCGAATGTTTTTATACTATTGGAGAAGAAGAGGTCCTTTTAAAAGAAGGAGATTCTATTTTTTTTGATGGCCGAACACCTCATGTGCCTGTTAATAAAGGAAAAATTTCGGCTAAAATGTTAGTGCTTTACTTCTTTTTAAACACAGGAAAAGAATAA
- a CDS encoding TIGR03364 family FAD-dependent oxidoreductase: protein MKPMYDLIVVGGGVLGTFHAYHALKKGLRVAVIEKDKMPIGATVQNFGQVVPSGMDSKWQAYGRESLAIYKEIQGQFDISIRQNGSVYLASNQEEIQLIEELSQINQSNNYQSHLLTKEECLNKYPGLRSDYVKAGLFFPEEVTAEPRTMIYRLHAFMIQNMGLKLILNTTIIASESTSNGVILSSAANEEFFARKVIICNGNAFKNLFPILFNESDLEVSKLQMLQTKPQQNYTLDGSILTGLSIRRYEAFYECPSFKAIKAKENPDALEKKWGVHILFKQAADGSVILGDSHLYADAKNIDDLGFDLDMDIDDFMIQEAKKIIDLPNYEIQNRWFGMYSQCKTKDIFEHTIEDNIHIITGIGGKGMTGSAGFSKENIAKIFNTKE, encoded by the coding sequence ATGAAACCAATGTATGATCTTATAGTTGTAGGTGGCGGAGTTTTAGGTACTTTTCATGCCTATCATGCTTTGAAAAAAGGGCTTCGTGTAGCTGTCATAGAAAAAGATAAAATGCCAATAGGAGCAACTGTTCAAAATTTTGGACAAGTAGTTCCTTCCGGAATGGACTCAAAATGGCAGGCGTACGGGAGAGAAAGTCTGGCGATTTATAAAGAAATTCAAGGTCAATTTGATATCTCCATCCGTCAAAACGGGTCCGTTTATTTGGCTTCGAATCAGGAAGAAATTCAGCTGATAGAAGAGTTGTCTCAAATTAACCAATCGAATAATTATCAATCCCATTTGTTAACCAAAGAAGAATGCTTGAATAAATATCCGGGTTTGCGTTCCGATTATGTAAAAGCAGGATTGTTTTTTCCTGAAGAAGTTACAGCAGAACCCCGAACGATGATTTACAGGTTGCATGCGTTTATGATTCAGAACATGGGGCTGAAATTAATTTTGAATACTACTATTATTGCTTCTGAATCTACGTCAAATGGTGTCATTCTTTCGAGCGCAGCAAATGAGGAATTTTTTGCCCGTAAAGTGATTATTTGTAATGGGAATGCTTTTAAAAATTTGTTTCCAATACTTTTTAACGAAAGTGATTTAGAGGTTTCTAAGTTGCAAATGTTGCAAACCAAACCACAGCAAAATTACACTCTTGACGGCTCTATCCTGACGGGTTTATCCATTAGAAGATATGAGGCGTTTTATGAATGTCCTTCTTTTAAAGCAATTAAAGCAAAAGAAAATCCGGATGCTTTAGAGAAAAAATGGGGTGTACATATTTTGTTCAAACAAGCCGCTGATGGTTCTGTTATTTTGGGTGATTCCCATCTGTATGCTGATGCTAAAAATATAGATGATTTGGGTTTTGATTTAGACATGGATATTGATGATTTTATGATACAAGAAGCCAAAAAAATTATTGATTTACCCAATTATGAAATTCAAAACAGATGGTTCGGTATGTATTCCCAATGTAAAACCAAAGATATTTTTGAGCATACAATAGAAGATAATATTCATATAATAACCGGAATTGGCGGTAAAGGAATGACGGGTAGTGCCGGATTTTCTAAAGAAAATATAGCTAAAATTTTTAATACAAAAGAATGA
- a CDS encoding phosphonatase-like hydrolase: MKQRIELVVFDMAGTTVNEDNVVYKTVQKVINDEGFSVSLEEVLKHAAGKEKHQAITAVLKACTPLTNTALVANIAFSKFKIALKEAYDSLEIKTFEGTEQLFKDLRNNHIKVVLNTGYDRKTADLLLDKLGWIVGETIDGLVTADDVENGRPEGDMILLAMKNIGITDAEKVLKVGDSAIDIEEGKNANCGITVGVLTGAQNRAQIQEANPTYIIESLNELRAILF, encoded by the coding sequence ATGAAACAAAGAATAGAATTGGTGGTCTTTGATATGGCCGGAACAACGGTGAATGAAGATAATGTCGTATACAAAACAGTACAGAAAGTGATTAATGACGAAGGGTTTTCTGTTAGCTTGGAGGAAGTGCTGAAACATGCTGCCGGAAAAGAAAAACATCAGGCGATAACCGCTGTTTTAAAGGCATGTACTCCGCTAACTAATACCGCTTTAGTAGCTAATATAGCCTTTTCAAAATTCAAAATTGCTTTGAAAGAGGCTTATGATAGCTTAGAAATTAAAACGTTTGAAGGCACAGAACAGCTTTTCAAAGATTTGAGGAATAATCATATTAAAGTCGTTTTAAATACTGGTTATGACCGTAAAACGGCTGATTTGTTATTGGATAAATTAGGTTGGATTGTGGGCGAAACCATTGATGGTTTAGTAACTGCTGATGATGTAGAAAATGGTCGTCCGGAAGGCGATATGATTCTTTTGGCAATGAAAAATATCGGTATAACTGATGCTGAAAAAGTATTAAAAGTTGGGGATTCTGCTATAGATATTGAAGAGGGTAAAAATGCCAATTGTGGTATTACCGTTGGAGTGCTGACCGGCGCACAAAACAGAGCTCAAATTCAAGAAGCAAATCCAACTTATATCATAGAAAGTTTAAATGAATTGAGAGCGATTCTCTTTTAA
- a CDS encoding DUF5690 family protein, giving the protein MQKSAEKSNIPFVLNASLSSFGAYFCMYAFRKPFSVATFEGMEVFHIDYKIIVIIAQVLGYALSKFIGIKVVSELKANQRAYYLLGLILISELALVLFALVPQPYNVVFMFLNGVPLGMIWGIVFSYLEGRKFTEILGVALSTSFIVSSGVVKSVGFFVMDSWGFSEFWMPAITGALFVLPLLFFTWLLEKIPKPTQEDIELRSERIPMTGKDRKHMLLKFLFPITIWVLFYTFLTAFRDFRDNFSRELWDTIGYKGDVSVYSSSETLVACIVLLVLGFTFYFRDNKKALFFYQFLLLTGCIALGFSTYLFHTGNLNPFSWMVVSGFGLYICYVPFNCLFFDRFIGAFRIKGNAGFLIYLADAFGYLGSVAVLLYKNFGQSGLSWIDFFMYSAYLVAGIGLLVTISSTLYLNEKYKKNKNQNVNFKLVLDETNV; this is encoded by the coding sequence ATGCAAAAGTCAGCCGAAAAATCGAATATTCCTTTTGTTTTGAACGCTTCATTGTCTTCGTTTGGGGCATACTTTTGTATGTATGCTTTCCGGAAACCCTTTAGTGTAGCCACATTTGAGGGTATGGAGGTATTTCATATTGATTATAAAATTATTGTAATCATTGCACAAGTATTGGGGTATGCGCTTTCTAAATTTATAGGAATTAAAGTAGTTTCCGAATTAAAAGCAAACCAACGGGCGTATTATTTGCTGGGATTAATTCTTATTTCGGAGTTGGCTTTGGTTTTATTTGCTTTGGTGCCGCAACCGTATAATGTAGTTTTTATGTTCCTGAACGGAGTTCCTCTGGGAATGATTTGGGGAATTGTTTTTTCGTATCTCGAAGGTCGAAAATTCACTGAGATTTTAGGAGTTGCCTTGAGTACCAGCTTTATAGTTTCAAGTGGTGTGGTGAAATCAGTAGGTTTTTTTGTGATGGATTCTTGGGGCTTTTCAGAGTTTTGGATGCCTGCTATTACAGGAGCATTATTTGTCTTGCCTTTATTGTTCTTTACTTGGCTATTAGAAAAAATTCCAAAGCCGACCCAAGAGGATATCGAACTGCGCTCCGAACGTATTCCGATGACTGGAAAAGACAGGAAGCATATGCTGTTGAAATTTTTATTTCCAATAACGATATGGGTTTTGTTTTACACGTTCCTGACTGCTTTTAGAGATTTCAGAGATAATTTTTCCCGTGAATTATGGGATACAATTGGGTATAAAGGCGATGTATCGGTGTATTCCAGTTCCGAAACATTGGTTGCCTGCATTGTATTATTGGTTTTAGGTTTCACGTTTTATTTTCGAGATAACAAGAAAGCCTTATTTTTTTACCAATTTTTGCTTTTGACAGGATGCATTGCATTAGGTTTTTCAACCTATTTGTTTCACACCGGAAATTTAAATCCATTTTCTTGGATGGTGGTTTCGGGCTTCGGATTATACATTTGTTATGTGCCTTTTAACTGTTTGTTTTTTGATCGTTTTATAGGAGCTTTCAGAATAAAAGGCAATGCGGGTTTCTTGATTTATCTTGCCGATGCCTTTGGTTATTTAGGAAGCGTAGCTGTTTTGTTGTATAAAAATTTTGGACAATCCGGTTTGTCTTGGATTGATTTTTTTATGTACAGCGCATATTTGGTTGCAGGAATCGGACTTTTGGTCACCATCAGTTCAACGCTTTATTTAAATGAAAAATATAAAAAAAATAAAAATCAGAATGTCAATTTTAAACTAGTATTAGATGAAACCAATGTATGA
- a CDS encoding SusD/RagB family nutrient-binding outer membrane lipoprotein, with protein MKTLNTYKSVLILALIFLVSSCTNFDEITDDPNRATSVPPSMLLSEVLRVMNNVGDEGPWSEAQRDNQFWAISFDYYGDQDYNWGSAPLRYSTLSNVIAMEKEAANLDTKNKYGALSKFFKAYFLDYMTKRMGDIPMSEALKANTAEKITQPKYDSQKEVYVEILALLEAANTQITLAQTEVGTGNVEGDFLYEGDLSKWQKTINAFRLRVLIGLSKKTAELDVISQFNQVVSNPSKYPLMTGISDNMVRKFADENGNQYELNPSNYGFNRNRNIMGGTYLDILKQNNDPRIYVVADPAKFYYNAADPLNLNAYVAANTGDDQGAMQVASDQGKYSYPSEKRYYSTYSGEDYILIGYAEQQFVIAEAINRGWITGDAGAYYNKGISASMAFYAVADADVATFLASSNITYKGNNTTGLEQILSQKYVAFFQNSEREAYFNYRRTGIPAFNVGPANNNGGKIPMRWKYPQSEFETNKTNVDAALTSQYSGSDDINAKMWLIK; from the coding sequence ATGAAAACATTAAATACATATAAAAGCGTACTGATTCTTGCACTGATTTTCTTAGTTAGTTCATGTACCAATTTTGATGAAATAACCGACGATCCAAACAGAGCCACCAGTGTTCCTCCATCTATGCTATTATCCGAGGTATTAAGAGTTATGAATAATGTGGGAGATGAAGGGCCTTGGTCAGAAGCGCAAAGAGACAACCAATTTTGGGCAATATCTTTTGATTATTATGGCGATCAAGATTACAATTGGGGTTCAGCTCCACTTCGTTATAGCACTTTGTCTAATGTTATTGCTATGGAAAAAGAAGCAGCTAATTTAGATACCAAAAACAAATATGGTGCTTTATCTAAGTTTTTCAAAGCTTACTTCTTAGATTATATGACCAAAAGAATGGGGGATATTCCAATGTCGGAAGCCTTAAAAGCAAATACCGCCGAAAAAATTACACAACCTAAATACGACTCTCAAAAAGAAGTATATGTTGAAATATTAGCGCTTCTTGAGGCCGCAAATACACAAATTACTTTAGCGCAGACCGAAGTTGGAACAGGAAATGTAGAAGGTGATTTTTTATACGAAGGTGATTTAAGCAAATGGCAAAAAACCATTAATGCTTTTCGTTTAAGAGTGCTAATTGGATTGAGCAAAAAAACAGCTGAATTAGACGTTATCAGCCAATTCAATCAAGTGGTTTCAAACCCTTCAAAATATCCATTGATGACTGGAATAAGCGACAATATGGTGCGTAAGTTTGCGGATGAAAATGGAAATCAATACGAACTAAACCCTAGTAATTATGGTTTCAACAGAAACAGAAATATTATGGGAGGTACTTATTTAGATATCTTAAAACAAAATAATGATCCTAGAATCTATGTGGTTGCCGATCCTGCAAAATTTTATTACAATGCCGCTGATCCATTAAACTTAAACGCCTATGTTGCTGCAAATACCGGAGATGACCAAGGCGCAATGCAAGTTGCCTCTGACCAAGGGAAATATTCTTATCCGAGTGAAAAAAGATATTACAGTACTTACAGCGGAGAAGATTATATCTTAATTGGGTATGCGGAACAACAGTTTGTTATTGCTGAAGCTATCAACAGAGGTTGGATTACAGGAGATGCTGGTGCCTATTATAATAAAGGAATTAGTGCATCTATGGCGTTTTACGCTGTAGCAGATGCTGATGTTGCTACCTTTTTGGCTAGTTCAAACATTACTTACAAAGGAAATAACACAACAGGTTTAGAGCAAATCCTTAGTCAAAAGTATGTTGCTTTTTTCCAAAATTCAGAAAGAGAAGCCTACTTTAATTACAGAAGAACTGGTATTCCTGCCTTTAATGTAGGACCTGCTAACAACAACGGAGGAAAAATACCGATGCGTTGGAAATACCCACAATCTGAATTTGAAACTAATAAAACCAATGTCGATGCAGCATTGACAAGTCAGTACAGTGGGTCAGATGATATCAATGCCAAAATGTGGTTGATAAAATAA
- a CDS encoding phosphoglyceromutase, producing the protein MKKSIVLTSLLAVFCLGTQAQQKTESPKTKVVLITLDGLRWQELFTGADPALIENKDFVHDAAELKTKFWRNTPAERRAVLMPFLWNKVIQMGQLHGNRNEGSNVNLTNSMWFSYPGYNEILTGAADDKRIASNDKFNNPNTTVLEKINNMPKYKGKVAAFGSWDVFPYIINEERSGIPVNAGFESATGNTLSPNEIFLNELQTQIPSPFGSVRLDAFTSHYALEYMKKEHPELVFISYGETDDFAHEGNYNAYLTSANNTDALIQQLWNFTQSDSFYKDNTVFILSTDHGRGTQPIETWKHHGSKIAGADQAWFVVFGNNVAALGEVTQPEQLYSTQIAPTVLQVLDNKLKDSEMKGKAIKVLKD; encoded by the coding sequence ATGAAAAAATCAATTGTATTGACAAGTTTACTTGCAGTATTCTGTCTTGGAACTCAAGCACAACAAAAAACGGAATCCCCAAAAACAAAAGTGGTGTTGATCACTTTGGACGGCTTGCGTTGGCAAGAACTTTTTACAGGTGCCGATCCTGCTCTTATCGAAAACAAAGATTTTGTGCATGATGCAGCCGAGCTAAAAACGAAATTTTGGAGAAACACACCAGCAGAAAGAAGAGCTGTTTTGATGCCTTTTTTATGGAATAAAGTGATTCAAATGGGGCAATTACACGGAAACAGAAACGAGGGAAGTAACGTGAATCTTACCAATTCAATGTGGTTTTCTTATCCGGGATATAACGAAATTTTAACGGGTGCTGCTGACGATAAAAGAATTGCGAGTAATGATAAATTCAATAATCCGAATACGACAGTTTTAGAAAAAATAAATAATATGCCCAAATACAAAGGGAAAGTTGCCGCTTTTGGTAGCTGGGATGTTTTTCCGTACATCATCAACGAAGAACGTTCCGGAATTCCTGTAAATGCTGGTTTTGAGTCTGCAACAGGAAATACTCTTAGTCCAAATGAAATCTTTTTGAATGAATTGCAAACCCAAATTCCATCTCCGTTCGGGAGTGTTAGATTAGATGCCTTTACTTCACATTACGCTTTGGAATATATGAAAAAAGAGCATCCTGAATTGGTATTTATATCCTACGGAGAAACAGATGATTTTGCACACGAAGGCAATTATAATGCTTATCTAACATCGGCAAATAACACAGATGCTTTGATTCAACAATTGTGGAATTTTACACAAAGTGATTCTTTTTATAAAGACAATACCGTTTTTATTCTTTCTACAGATCATGGTAGAGGAACACAACCAATAGAAACTTGGAAGCATCATGGTTCAAAAATAGCCGGAGCCGATCAGGCTTGGTTTGTGGTTTTTGGAAATAATGTTGCGGCCTTAGGCGAAGTTACCCAACCGGAACAGTTGTACAGTACTCAAATCGCTCCAACGGTTTTACAGGTTTTAGATAATAAATTGAAGGATTCTGAAATGAAGGGAAAAGCAATAAAAGTATTGAAAGACTAA